Genomic segment of Saprospira sp. CCB-QB6:
TTGGCGGTTAATTCATCATCAATAGCACCGGTCCAGATATGAACTCTGGGGTGCATGCGTTGGATGTGTTCAATACCATCGGCAGCGGCAATGGCCACCACAATATGAATATCTCTAGCTTGCCCATAAACCGAAAGGGCATCGATAGTCATGGCCATAGAGGCACCAGTGGCCAGCATGGGGTCGGCAATAATGAGGGTGCGGTCTTCTAGCTCTGGACAAGAAACATATTCTAGATGAATCTCAAAGCTACCATCTTTATGATGACGGCGATAGGCCGACACAAAGGCATTATCGGCTCGGTCAAAGATATGTAGCAAGCCCTGATGCATGGGCAAGCCCGCCCGCAGAATGGTGGCCAAAACAGGTTGCTCGATAGGCAGGGCCACTTCGGCTTCCCCCAAGGGCGTTTCTACGGTTTGCGCCTGATAGGCTAGGGTTTTACTAATTTCATAGGCCATGACCTCGCCCAACCGCTGTAAATTTTGGCGGAAGCGCATCGGATCTTGTTGAATATCAACGGAACGCAATTCGGCCACATATTGATTGGCAATAGAATTTTCTAAAGATAAATTATGAATAGGAGCAGGCATAAATTAAGGCTTTTTTAGGTGGAAGAAGCATTGGCAAAATAGGAATTTTGTATCTTCAACCCAAGACTTTGACCACTTAAATCCCTTTATATTATGCTTTGGGCCCTTGGCGAAAACTATGCTTATGAACTTCAGGAAGCTTTTCGACCAGATCGTTTAGAATGGCGAATTTGGCCCCTCCTTCTGCCCGATCAGCAGCTACGGATAGAGCAGGCCAAGGGGATGGAAAAGCTAACGCCTAAGGGGTTAACTGACTGCCTTAACCTAGCCTTGAAATCGGGTTGGCGGCAGCTTTACCCCCAGTTTCGTTTGGCTTGGCAAAGGGGAGCTTGGCGGCCTCAAACCGAGCTTTGGAGCGATTGGCGCAATTTGGCCCAATTGCTTCCACATCGTCCGAACTTTGGGGTTTGGGAATTGCAGCAGCATTGGCAGGATATTCAGGCGGCAGAACGGGAATTGCCCTTTTCTTTGCCGCCTTTGCTTCAACAGCTCTATCTATATAATGGCTTGGCTGGGGGGTGGGGACCAGATAGTGGGCTTTTGGCCTTATTGCCCAACCTCGGGCGCCCCTCTTTGTTGGCAGCCCGCAAAAGTTTGGAGGCCGAGCCAGAACAGGCGGCCTTTTGGCGGCACTATCCGCATTTAATTCCCTTTTTGCATTGGGGCACGGGGGTCTACTCCCTCTTTGATAGCCGAAACCCCGAGGCGCCTGTCTGGGCTTTTGATCCCGAATTATTAGGGCCAGATGAAGATTGGGAGGCGGCTTGCTGGTGGCATAGCCCCTCCTTACTCAATTGGTTTCAGTATTGGCTAGAGACCGACCGCTATGGGATAAAGCTTTGGCAACAGATGTATGAGCGCAAAGGGATGGAGTTTAGAAAGTAGTGGGGCCCAACTGGATCTAGGCGCTATTATTCTATTATTCATCAGTGGATTGGTTGGCCTAGCGATGCGAAAGGGGGGCCGAAGGCCAGACCGAGCCGCTGAAAGCGGCGAAGGGCCGAGCGAGTAGCGAGCCCTGTAGCGTAGCGCCGCAAGGCGAAGCCGCAGCGGAGGCCCCAAAACATCCTCCTACTAAGGAACCTCTTCCACTAAAATTTCTACACGGCGGTTTTGGGCGGCCTTATATAGGGCGCGGCTGCCATCGGCTAGGGTATCTATTTGGAGGAGCTCTTGATTGGAGCGGCTTTGGGTTTGGATGGGGCAGCTAATGCCCTTTCGTTCTAGATAGGCCTTGGTTTGTAGGGCAAAACTGAGGGCTTCTTCTTGGGCGGCCTGCCCTTTTAGTTTAGAATCGGTATGTCCGATGACAATCAGTTGGGCATTGGGATTTTGGGCCAAATAATTTTGCAGGCTATCGAGATATTCGCCAAAAACGGGTGGAGCCAGCTTAAATCGTTGATTGGGGGATCGGAAAAGGGCCATGCGGGCGTCATAAGTTAGTCGCTTAACATCTTGGAGATAGGCTTGGCGGAAGCGTTCGGCCTCTTTTTTTTCTTGTTCGGGTCCGCTGGGCAGATAACCGATAATTTCGAGTTCGATATAAAAGGCCTTTTTGTCTTGAGGGATAGTATCGCCTAGAATAT
This window contains:
- a CDS encoding flagellar motor protein MotB, whose amino-acid sequence is MSRKNILILLLALLVFSIWLSMAQKYYYCVILDQCGPPPPPIDSSQLAHIPNDLTISAEGIPLWENYPEFEFDYGSTAPLYLPKQLALLEEMALLLKSQPQAKLKIIGRYKKEETLPEQAKRYGNLGRARALSIADKLMAEYELPSQQIYILGDTIPQDKKAFYIELEIIGYLPSGPEQEKKEAERFRQAYLQDVKRLTYDARMALFRSPNQRFKLAPPVFGEYLDSLQNYLAQNPNAQLIVIGHTDSKLKGQAAQEEALSFALQTKAYLERKGISCPIQTQSRSNQELLQIDTLADGSRALYKAAQNRRVEILVEEVP
- the upp gene encoding uracil phosphoribosyltransferase, which codes for MPAPIHNLSLENSIANQYVAELRSVDIQQDPMRFRQNLQRLGEVMAYEISKTLAYQAQTVETPLGEAEVALPIEQPVLATILRAGLPMHQGLLHIFDRADNAFVSAYRRHHKDGSFEIHLEYVSCPELEDRTLIIADPMLATGASMAMTIDALSVYGQARDIHIVVAIAAADGIEHIQRMHPRVHIWTGAIDDELTAKSYIVPGLGDAGDLAYGSKIQD
- a CDS encoding SMI1/KNR4 family protein — translated: MLWALGENYAYELQEAFRPDRLEWRIWPLLLPDQQLRIEQAKGMEKLTPKGLTDCLNLALKSGWRQLYPQFRLAWQRGAWRPQTELWSDWRNLAQLLPHRPNFGVWELQQHWQDIQAAERELPFSLPPLLQQLYLYNGLAGGWGPDSGLLALLPNLGRPSLLAARKSLEAEPEQAAFWRHYPHLIPFLHWGTGVYSLFDSRNPEAPVWAFDPELLGPDEDWEAACWWHSPSLLNWFQYWLETDRYGIKLWQQMYERKGMEFRK